A region of Nostoc sp. 'Peltigera membranacea cyanobiont' N6 DNA encodes the following proteins:
- the trpC gene encoding indole-3-glycerol phosphate synthase TrpC — protein MQIRRRSPNPAIAVSILRYQVAVPDAAPNNILEEIVWQKEVEYDLMREKVPLQELRKQVLTAPPTRDFVAALRQGKTKPALIAEVKKASPSKGVFREDFDPVAIAQSYQQGGASCLSVLTDVKFFQGSFDNLAKIRAAVDLPLLCKEFIIYAYQIYLARIQGADAILLIAAILSDQDLKYFLKIANNLKMAVLIEVHSLAELDRVLALDGVYLVGINNRNLEDFSVDLQTTCQLLAARGSQLQEKNILVVSESGLHNPDDLNLVLTAGASAVLIGESLVKQPDPGAAIGHILPRNF, from the coding sequence ATGCAAATCCGCCGTCGTTCACCTAACCCAGCTATTGCCGTATCCATATTACGTTATCAGGTAGCCGTGCCAGATGCCGCGCCAAACAACATCTTAGAAGAAATTGTCTGGCAGAAAGAAGTAGAATATGACCTGATGCGGGAAAAAGTTCCTTTGCAAGAATTGCGGAAGCAGGTACTGACTGCGCCGCCAACTCGTGATTTTGTCGCCGCTTTGCGCCAAGGTAAAACTAAACCAGCATTGATTGCCGAAGTTAAAAAAGCTTCACCTAGCAAAGGCGTTTTCCGAGAAGATTTTGACCCAGTAGCGATCGCCCAATCTTATCAGCAAGGTGGTGCTAGTTGTCTTTCAGTGCTAACCGATGTCAAGTTCTTTCAAGGTAGTTTTGACAACTTGGCCAAAATTAGGGCTGCCGTAGATTTGCCCTTACTATGCAAAGAGTTTATCATTTATGCTTATCAGATATACTTAGCACGGATTCAGGGTGCAGATGCTATTTTATTGATTGCAGCTATCCTGAGCGATCAAGATTTGAAATACTTCCTCAAAATTGCTAACAACCTGAAAATGGCAGTCTTGATTGAAGTTCATAGCTTGGCAGAACTTGACCGTGTGCTAGCTTTAGATGGGGTCTACTTAGTCGGAATCAATAATCGCAATTTGGAAGATTTCTCTGTTGATCTGCAAACTACTTGCCAACTTTTAGCTGCAAGAGGTAGCCAATTGCAGGAGAAAAACATCCTTGTTGTCAGTGAGTCAGGACTACACAATCCAGATGATTTGAATTTGGTGCTTACAGCAGGTGCATCTGCCGTACTCATTGGAGAATCTTTGGTAAAACAACCAGATCCCGGCGCTGCTATAGGCCATATCTTGCCGAGGAATTTCTGA
- the lpdA gene encoding dihydrolipoyl dehydrogenase, whose product MSQGFDYDLVIIGAGVGGHGAALHAVSCGLKTAIIEAADMGGTCVNRGCIPSKALLAASGRVRELRNAHHLKSLGIQIGSVEFDRQAIANHANNLVSKIQGDLTNSLKRLGVDIIRGWGKIAEAQKVFVTGDGGEKTITAKDIILSPGSIPFVPPGIEVDGKTVFTSDQGVKLESLPDWIAIIGSGYIGLEFSDIYSALGCEITLIEALDQLMPGFDRDIAKLAERVLITPRDIETKVGIYAKKVTPGSPVVIELADFKTKEDVDVIEVDACLVATGRIPATKNLGLESVGIELDRRNFIPVDDRMAVLSAGEVVPNVWAIGDANGKMMLAHAASAQGIIAVENIVGRERIVDYRSIPAAAFTHPEVSYVGLTETAAKELGQTEGFEIATSRSYFKGNSKALAENEADGIAKVIYRKDTGEVLGVHIFGLHASDLIHEASAAIANRQSVQSLAHLVHAHPTLSEVLDEAYKRAIAI is encoded by the coding sequence GTGAGTCAAGGATTTGATTACGATTTAGTCATTATCGGCGCTGGTGTAGGCGGACATGGTGCAGCCTTACACGCCGTAAGTTGTGGTTTGAAAACAGCGATTATTGAAGCTGCTGATATGGGAGGAACCTGTGTTAATCGGGGCTGTATTCCTTCTAAAGCACTGCTGGCGGCATCTGGACGTGTGCGGGAGTTACGCAATGCCCACCACCTCAAATCGCTGGGAATTCAAATTGGTAGCGTAGAATTCGATCGCCAAGCGATCGCTAATCATGCTAATAATCTCGTCTCAAAAATTCAAGGGGACTTAACCAACAGCCTCAAACGTCTAGGAGTCGATATTATCAGAGGTTGGGGAAAAATCGCTGAGGCGCAAAAAGTCTTTGTAACCGGAGACGGTGGCGAAAAAACCATCACAGCCAAAGATATTATCCTTTCGCCTGGTTCAATTCCTTTTGTACCTCCAGGGATTGAAGTAGACGGCAAAACTGTCTTTACCAGCGACCAAGGTGTAAAGTTAGAGTCGTTACCAGACTGGATAGCCATTATTGGTAGTGGTTACATCGGCTTGGAATTTTCTGATATTTACTCAGCTTTGGGTTGTGAAATCACCTTGATTGAAGCTTTAGATCAGTTAATGCCAGGATTTGACCGCGATATTGCCAAACTTGCCGAACGAGTGCTGATTACTCCCCGCGATATTGAAACCAAAGTCGGGATATACGCCAAAAAAGTCACCCCTGGTTCACCAGTGGTAATTGAGTTAGCAGATTTCAAAACTAAAGAAGATGTAGATGTCATCGAAGTTGATGCTTGCTTGGTGGCTACAGGACGCATCCCCGCGACCAAAAATCTTGGTTTGGAGTCTGTGGGTATAGAACTCGATCGGCGGAATTTTATCCCAGTTGACGATCGCATGGCAGTACTATCAGCTGGTGAAGTAGTACCAAATGTCTGGGCAATTGGCGATGCGAATGGAAAGATGATGTTAGCACATGCGGCTTCTGCTCAAGGCATCATCGCGGTAGAAAATATAGTTGGGAGGGAAAGAATAGTAGACTATCGCAGCATCCCCGCAGCAGCTTTTACCCACCCAGAAGTCAGCTATGTAGGTTTAACAGAAACCGCAGCCAAGGAATTAGGACAAACCGAAGGGTTTGAAATCGCCACAAGTCGGAGTTACTTCAAAGGGAATTCCAAAGCGTTGGCAGAAAATGAAGCCGACGGTATTGCCAAAGTGATATATCGCAAAGACACAGGAGAAGTCTTAGGCGTTCACATTTTCGGACTGCACGCCTCAGACTTAATTCATGAAGCGTCAGCTGCGATCGCAAACCGTCAATCTGTCCAAAGCCTCGCACATCTAGTTCATGCCCACCCAACACTCTCTGAAGTCTTAGACGAAGCTTATAAACGAGCGATCGCCATTTAG
- a CDS encoding SWIM zinc finger family protein — protein sequence MSIPQITEFTIRRHANAKSFQRGEAYYEAGAVNAVTQRGHLLQAEVAGTEARPYHVNLSFDDSGLTSANCTCAYNFDGWCKHIVATMLVCARESENIEQRPTLEQLLDRLDRSQTQRLLQELVKEYPPLIEAIDRHVGWMTNPMVEQTTIRLVRRLTIDPAPIRRQVRQIIRDAVRFFEEGCEEDPIAEDLLSVVQTAVDFSERGEGENAIAILEAITFTCVENWDDIADYGAENDEIVSELNQAWCEAILTAELTPEEKVDIQINLEAWQDEWNADFGLVMEALRQGWDYPPLLQVLQGNITERGAWEEDVPDYADDLALIRLKILEGQERYQEYLYLAKAEGQTQQYLTMLGRLGRVEEAIDAAQTQMNSMEEAFALAKTLSEQGALQQALDIAQSGLNLPGNCQYELGIWTSDLAVELGNSEAALLAIKAAFQVKPSFVDYERMAELAGENWESVKTDLLRIVRTCSGWGTESAKVDIFLHEGLIDDAIAIANELSSNYSELIHRVMNAAIPHNPTWVIANARRRAEKIMDAGKAEYYYYAIEWLKKARTAYLESGKKADWLSYRQNLMQTHARKRKLMGMFQQRDMD from the coding sequence ATGTCTATTCCCCAAATTACTGAATTTACTATCCGCCGTCATGCTAACGCCAAATCTTTCCAACGTGGCGAGGCATACTATGAAGCTGGTGCTGTCAATGCCGTTACCCAACGCGGTCATCTGCTTCAGGCTGAAGTTGCAGGCACTGAAGCTAGACCTTATCATGTTAATCTGAGCTTCGATGACAGTGGGTTAACCTCAGCAAACTGCACCTGTGCCTACAACTTTGACGGATGGTGCAAACACATTGTCGCGACGATGCTTGTCTGTGCCCGTGAGTCGGAAAATATTGAGCAGCGCCCCACCCTAGAACAACTACTCGATCGCTTGGATCGTAGCCAAACTCAAAGGCTGCTGCAAGAGTTGGTAAAAGAATACCCACCACTAATTGAGGCGATTGACCGTCATGTAGGTTGGATGACGAATCCGATGGTTGAGCAAACAACCATAAGACTTGTGCGCCGCCTTACTATCGATCCGGCTCCCATTCGGCGGCAAGTCCGGCAAATTATTCGGGATGCTGTGCGCTTCTTTGAGGAGGGGTGTGAAGAAGATCCGATTGCCGAAGATTTACTGAGTGTGGTGCAAACTGCGGTAGATTTTAGCGAACGGGGAGAAGGTGAAAATGCGATCGCTATTTTAGAAGCGATTACCTTTACCTGTGTGGAAAATTGGGACGATATTGCAGATTATGGCGCTGAAAATGATGAAATTGTTAGCGAATTAAATCAGGCTTGGTGTGAAGCAATTCTTACTGCTGAACTCACCCCCGAAGAAAAAGTTGATATTCAAATAAATTTGGAAGCTTGGCAAGATGAGTGGAACGCTGATTTTGGCTTAGTTATGGAAGCTTTACGCCAAGGTTGGGATTATCCACCATTGCTACAAGTTCTCCAAGGTAATATTACCGAAAGGGGAGCTTGGGAAGAAGATGTGCCAGACTATGCAGATGATTTGGCACTAATTCGGCTAAAAATCCTCGAAGGTCAGGAACGTTACCAAGAATACTTGTATTTAGCAAAAGCAGAAGGGCAAACCCAGCAATATCTGACAATGTTGGGGCGTTTGGGCAGGGTGGAAGAAGCAATTGATGCTGCTCAAACCCAGATGAACTCAATGGAAGAGGCTTTTGCCCTAGCAAAAACATTAAGCGAACAGGGAGCATTACAGCAAGCACTAGATATAGCCCAGAGTGGCTTAAATTTACCAGGTAATTGTCAGTATGAATTAGGAATTTGGACAAGTGATTTAGCTGTTGAGTTGGGTAATAGTGAAGCTGCTTTATTAGCAATCAAGGCGGCTTTTCAAGTTAAGCCCTCTTTTGTTGACTACGAAAGGATGGCAGAATTGGCTGGGGAAAACTGGGAAAGTGTCAAAACAGACCTGCTGAGAATTGTCCGTACTTGTAGTGGTTGGGGAACAGAATCAGCCAAGGTGGATATATTCTTGCATGAGGGGCTAATTGATGATGCAATTGCGATCGCTAACGAACTCAGTTCAAATTATTCAGAATTGATTCATCGCGTCATGAATGCTGCTATCCCTCACAATCCTACTTGGGTGATTGCTAATGCGCGTCGCCGTGCCGAAAAGATTATGGATGCGGGTAAAGCCGAATACTACTACTACGCAATTGAATGGTTGAAAAAGGCACGTACCGCCTATTTGGAATCTGGGAAGAAAGCTGACTGGTTAAGTTATCGGCAAAACTTGATGCAAACCCACGCTCGTAAACGTAAATTAATGGGAATGTTCCAGCAAAGGGATATGGATTGA
- a CDS encoding ShlB/FhaC/HecB family hemolysin secretion/activation protein, producing MINKYPQNLITSQLPLLILLSNISSSPLKAQAVDTTQLPTSNFILSQQLPPPRDLQPPIPSPRPSPELPQQLPPPAELFPPSVPTPTPDEPPLGNFPQTIVVERFEVLGSTVFSPKELAKATAEFTKRPISLTEVYQARSKITDLYVRNGYITSGAYIPPQTIQSGVVKIQVVEGKLEDIQVTGTRRLNPNYVRSRLAIATSAPLNRQRLLEALQLLQLNPLIQNVSAELSAGSRTGSSLLEVKVSEAKTFSSQIVLDNGRSPSVGSFRRRLQLNEANLLGLGDSLGVAYTNTDGSNSFDASYTLPLNPRNGTLTFNYGTTSSNVIEPPFNVLDIESASRYYEVTFRQPIVQTPTQEFALGLTASRRESEASYSPLGEQLPFPGLGADEQGRTKVSAFRFFQEWTSRNSRQVIALRSQFSLGIDVLNPTINQNAPDGRFFAWQGQAQWIRLLAPQTLLLLRLNTQLASRTLLPLEQFGLGGQDSIRGYRQDYLLTDNGTFVSAEVQVPILRLPQIDSTLQVVPFADFGIGWNSSGRENPKHNTLAAVGLGLRWTQGDRFTVRLDWGVPLISVDSNDRTLQENGLYFSLLYNPF from the coding sequence ATGATTAATAAATATCCTCAGAATCTTATAACGTCCCAGTTACCACTGCTTATATTACTCAGCAACATATCTTCTAGTCCACTGAAAGCTCAGGCTGTTGATACAACACAATTACCAACTAGTAATTTTATCCTGTCACAACAACTCCCACCACCACGAGATTTACAACCACCCATACCTTCGCCACGTCCTTCACCAGAACTACCACAGCAACTTCCCCCACCAGCAGAACTATTTCCCCCCTCTGTCCCCACTCCCACACCTGATGAACCACCACTGGGCAACTTTCCTCAAACTATTGTTGTAGAACGGTTTGAAGTTCTTGGTAGCACAGTCTTCAGTCCCAAAGAGTTAGCCAAAGCCACTGCTGAATTTACCAAACGACCGATCTCGCTGACTGAAGTGTATCAAGCGCGTTCTAAAATTACCGATCTATATGTCAGAAATGGTTACATTACGTCTGGTGCATATATCCCACCCCAAACAATCCAATCCGGTGTTGTCAAAATTCAGGTGGTTGAAGGTAAATTAGAAGATATTCAGGTAACTGGGACTCGGCGATTGAATCCAAATTATGTCCGTAGCCGCCTAGCAATAGCGACATCAGCACCTCTGAATCGCCAACGTCTACTAGAAGCACTGCAACTATTGCAACTGAATCCTTTAATTCAAAACGTGTCTGCTGAACTATCAGCAGGATCGCGGACAGGTTCGAGTCTTTTAGAAGTCAAGGTTAGCGAGGCAAAAACCTTTAGTAGCCAAATAGTTCTTGATAATGGGCGATCGCCTAGTGTTGGCAGTTTTCGCCGCCGATTACAATTGAATGAAGCCAACTTATTGGGATTAGGGGATTCTCTAGGTGTTGCTTACACTAATACCGATGGTAGCAATTCCTTTGACGCAAGCTACACATTACCACTCAATCCCCGCAATGGGACACTTACCTTCAACTATGGCACTACCTCAAGTAATGTCATTGAACCTCCTTTCAACGTTTTAGATATCGAATCGGCTTCTCGCTATTACGAAGTAACATTCCGCCAGCCCATAGTTCAAACTCCTACCCAAGAATTTGCTCTGGGATTGACAGCCTCTCGCCGGGAAAGTGAAGCCTCTTATAGCCCTTTAGGAGAACAACTACCTTTCCCCGGTTTAGGTGCTGATGAACAGGGACGGACAAAGGTATCTGCATTCCGATTTTTTCAAGAGTGGACGAGTCGTAACAGTCGCCAAGTCATCGCCCTCCGTTCTCAATTTAGCTTGGGCATAGATGTATTGAATCCCACGATTAATCAAAATGCTCCCGATGGGCGTTTTTTTGCTTGGCAAGGACAAGCACAGTGGATACGCCTTTTAGCTCCTCAAACCTTACTGTTACTTCGTTTAAACACACAACTTGCATCTAGAACACTTTTGCCTTTAGAGCAATTTGGCTTAGGTGGGCAAGATAGCATTCGGGGCTATCGTCAAGATTACCTGCTAACGGATAACGGCACTTTTGTCTCTGCGGAAGTTCAAGTACCAATTCTGCGCTTACCTCAAATAGATAGTACCTTACAGGTTGTTCCCTTTGCAGATTTTGGTATTGGCTGGAATAGTTCTGGTAGAGAGAATCCCAAGCATAATACTTTAGCTGCTGTTGGTTTGGGGTTGCGTTGGACACAGGGCGATCGCTTCACGGTTCGTCTTGACTGGGGCGTTCCTTTAATATCTGTTGACTCAAATGACAGAACATTACAAGAAAACGGTCTGTATTTCAGTTTACTCTATAATCCTTTTTAA